A single region of the Neotabrizicola shimadae genome encodes:
- a CDS encoding NAD(P)(+) transhydrogenase (Re/Si-specific) subunit beta, with amino-acid sequence MEYGFTTAAYVVAAILFILSLGGLSGQESAKRAVWYGIAGMALAVAATLVGPGQSLWVLSVVLILAGGAAGWVVAQRVQMTEMPQLVAAMHSLVGLAAVLIGYNTHVELIRVGGMDEAAREALTGFAAVVAHKTGAEVAILRVETFLGVFIGAVTFTGSVIAFGKLAGKVDGKAKKLPGGHLLNAAAAVISLVLLVVYLQSGSTLALLGMTLAALFIGYHLIMGIGGADMPVVVSMLNSYSGWAAAAIGFSLSNDLLIVVGALVGSSGAILSYIMCKAMNRSFVSVILGGFGNTTGPAMEVTGEQIAIDAEGVAAALNDADSVIIVPGYGMAVAQAQQSVSELTRKLRAKGKTVRFAIHPVAGRLPGHMNVLLAEAKVPYDIVLEMDEINEDFPSTDVAIVIGSNDIVNPAAQEDPNSPIAGMPVLEVWKAKQVFVSKRGQGTGYSGIENPLFYKENTRMFYGDAKKSLDGLLPMID; translated from the coding sequence ATGGAATACGGTTTCACCACCGCGGCCTATGTTGTTGCCGCCATACTCTTCATCCTGTCGCTTGGTGGGCTTTCGGGCCAGGAAAGCGCCAAGCGCGCCGTGTGGTACGGCATCGCCGGCATGGCGCTGGCCGTGGCGGCCACGCTCGTTGGGCCCGGGCAGAGCCTTTGGGTCCTGTCGGTCGTGCTGATCCTCGCGGGCGGGGCGGCGGGCTGGGTCGTGGCACAGCGCGTGCAGATGACCGAGATGCCGCAGCTTGTGGCCGCCATGCATTCGCTGGTGGGTCTGGCTGCGGTCCTGATCGGCTACAACACCCACGTCGAGTTGATCCGCGTCGGCGGAATGGACGAGGCGGCGCGGGAGGCTCTGACGGGCTTTGCCGCCGTGGTCGCTCACAAAACTGGTGCAGAGGTGGCGATCCTTCGGGTCGAAACCTTCTTGGGCGTCTTCATCGGGGCAGTGACCTTCACCGGCTCGGTCATCGCCTTCGGCAAGCTTGCGGGCAAGGTCGACGGCAAGGCGAAGAAGCTGCCGGGCGGGCACCTGCTGAACGCGGCGGCGGCGGTGATTTCGCTGGTGCTCTTGGTGGTCTACCTGCAGTCGGGCTCCACGCTGGCGCTTCTGGGCATGACACTGGCCGCGCTGTTCATCGGGTATCACCTGATCATGGGCATCGGTGGGGCGGACATGCCCGTCGTGGTGTCGATGTTGAACAGCTATTCTGGCTGGGCGGCCGCGGCGATCGGCTTCTCGTTGTCGAATGACCTTCTGATCGTGGTCGGTGCGCTGGTGGGTTCGTCGGGTGCGATCCTGTCCTACATCATGTGCAAGGCGATGAACCGGTCGTTTGTGAGCGTGATCCTGGGCGGGTTCGGCAATACCACCGGACCTGCGATGGAGGTCACGGGTGAGCAGATCGCCATTGACGCCGAGGGTGTGGCGGCGGCGCTGAACGACGCGGATTCGGTCATCATCGTGCCGGGCTATGGCATGGCGGTGGCGCAGGCGCAGCAGTCGGTTTCCGAGCTGACGCGGAAGCTCCGGGCCAAGGGCAAGACGGTGCGGTTCGCGATCCACCCGGTGGCCGGGCGTCTGCCGGGGCACATGAACGTGCTTCTGGCCGAGGCCAAGGTGCCCTACGACATCGTGCTGGAGATGGACGAGATCAACGAGGACTTCCCCTCGACAGACGTGGCCATCGTGATCGGGTCCAATGACATCGTGAACCCGGCTGCCCAGGAGGACCCCAACAGCCCCATTGCCGGGATGCCAGTGCTGGAGGTCTGGAAGGCCAAGCAGGTCTTCGTCTCGAAGCGGGGGCAGGGCACCGGCTATTCGGGCATCGAGAACCCGCTCTTCTACAAGGAGAATACCCGGATGTTCTATGGCGATGCCAAGAAGAGCCTGGATGGCCTGCTGCCCATGATCGACTGA
- a CDS encoding SMP-30/gluconolactonase/LRE family protein, translated as MMPEVRSLAAVAALIASALPALADPTVIDGKAAFPEGPWVEGGKLYYVQYGGNIVSVWDGSATSTLWQQKGCGPSAIAPLGPDRFAVTCYDNGTLALFNRDGSGTTAIGTDSSGAALLGPNDLAPDGKGGLYVTASGPWESGPIVGKVYHLAPDGTLTMLADDLHYANGVALAPAGDRLFVNESEAGRVISFAVGSDGTLSDRRLFLRVSQADPGSPDSYPDGLKWGPDGNLWIGQYSQGRIVVVKPDGSFVAAHDLPSPATPNFAFSADGKHLYVMAVDDKSAAPYMGKVYDLPLD; from the coding sequence ATGATGCCCGAAGTCCGCAGCCTGGCCGCCGTCGCGGCCCTGATCGCCTCCGCCCTGCCCGCCCTCGCCGACCCGACCGTCATCGACGGCAAGGCGGCCTTTCCCGAAGGACCCTGGGTCGAAGGCGGCAAGCTCTACTATGTCCAGTATGGCGGAAACATCGTCTCGGTCTGGGACGGCAGCGCCACATCGACACTCTGGCAGCAAAAAGGCTGCGGCCCCTCCGCCATCGCGCCGCTTGGACCGGACCGTTTTGCCGTCACCTGCTACGACAACGGCACTCTGGCGCTGTTCAACCGGGATGGCAGCGGCACCACCGCCATTGGCACCGACAGTTCCGGCGCGGCGCTTCTCGGGCCGAACGATCTCGCACCCGATGGCAAGGGCGGGCTTTATGTCACCGCCTCCGGCCCCTGGGAAAGCGGCCCCATCGTCGGCAAGGTCTATCACCTCGCCCCCGATGGCACGCTTACGATGCTGGCCGACGACCTGCACTACGCAAATGGCGTGGCGCTCGCCCCTGCCGGCGACCGGCTCTTTGTCAATGAATCCGAAGCCGGGCGCGTGATCTCCTTCGCGGTCGGCAGCGATGGCACGCTCTCGGACCGCAGGCTGTTCCTGCGCGTCTCGCAGGCCGATCCGGGCTCGCCGGACAGCTACCCCGATGGCCTGAAATGGGGACCGGACGGCAACCTCTGGATCGGCCAGTATTCCCAGGGCCGGATCGTGGTGGTGAAGCCCGACGGCAGCTTCGTCGCCGCCCACGACCTACCCTCGCCCGCGACCCCGAACTTCGCCTTCTCGGCCGATGGCAAGCATCTCTATGTCATGGCCGTCGATGACAAGTCCGCCGCCCCCTACATGGGCAAGGTCTACGACCTGCCGCTGGACTGA
- a CDS encoding monovalent cation:proton antiporter-2 (CPA2) family protein: MAGDITETAHAVAEAAGHGGVDLTSIVVLLAAAVIAVPLFRRAGLGSVLGYLAAGLAIGPYGLGFFHDAQSILHVAELGVVLFLFIIGLEMQPSRLWSMRGEIFGLGLFQVCAAMATLVWVGITLGYPATASFVAGTGFVLTSTAIVMQMLEERHEIGLPRGRRIIAILLLEDLAIVPLLALVAFLAPGGAEATTTDRLISVGTGLGAIMVLVLAGRYLLDPMFRLLARFGAREVMTAAALLVVLGAAVLMQAGGLSMAMGAFLAGVLLSESSFRHQLEADIEPFRGLLLGLFFLSVGMALDLQVIARNWQVIAISVPAFIILKMAVIYLVGRLTKSSHADSLERAVLMAQGGEFAFVLYASATQFGILEPEWNANLAAIVIISMVLTPLMVILHDRLARKPVSLDGVETADNLSAPVLLIGFGRMGQIVSQPLLSRGHPISIIDTDAQSIRDAGSFGFKVWYGDGSRLDILHAAGAAEARLIIVTINNAEATTKIVELVRHHFPQVPVLARAYDRQHALDLVKEGVDFQIRETFESALSLGAEALKRLGDDPDQVAEMVGYIRGRDMDRFALECVEGIRAGIPLLVGNIDQPRRSG, translated from the coding sequence ATGGCCGGCGACATCACCGAAACCGCACATGCCGTGGCCGAGGCGGCGGGGCACGGCGGTGTGGACCTGACCTCCATCGTCGTGCTTCTGGCCGCCGCCGTCATCGCCGTGCCGCTGTTCCGGCGGGCCGGTCTCGGGTCGGTCCTGGGCTACCTCGCCGCCGGGCTTGCCATCGGACCCTACGGTCTTGGTTTCTTCCATGATGCCCAGTCCATCCTGCATGTTGCGGAACTGGGTGTCGTTCTCTTCCTCTTCATCATCGGGCTGGAGATGCAGCCCTCCCGGCTTTGGTCCATGCGGGGCGAGATCTTCGGGCTTGGCCTCTTCCAGGTCTGCGCCGCCATGGCCACGCTTGTCTGGGTCGGCATCACGCTCGGCTATCCGGCCACCGCCAGTTTCGTGGCCGGGACCGGCTTCGTGCTCACCTCGACCGCCATCGTCATGCAGATGCTGGAAGAGCGGCACGAAATCGGCCTGCCCCGCGGGCGGCGCATCATTGCCATCCTGCTTCTCGAAGACCTCGCCATCGTGCCGCTTCTCGCGCTCGTCGCCTTCCTTGCCCCCGGCGGGGCCGAGGCCACGACGACCGACCGCCTCATCTCGGTGGGCACTGGCCTGGGTGCCATTATGGTGCTGGTCCTTGCAGGCCGCTACCTTCTGGATCCGATGTTCCGCCTGCTCGCCCGTTTCGGCGCGCGCGAGGTGATGACCGCCGCAGCCCTTCTCGTGGTGCTTGGTGCCGCGGTGCTCATGCAGGCGGGCGGGCTCTCCATGGCCATGGGCGCCTTCCTTGCCGGTGTGCTCCTTTCGGAATCCTCGTTCCGCCACCAGTTGGAAGCCGATATCGAGCCGTTCCGCGGCCTCCTCCTCGGCCTCTTCTTCCTGTCGGTCGGCATGGCACTGGACCTTCAGGTCATCGCGCGCAACTGGCAGGTCATCGCCATTTCCGTTCCGGCCTTCATCATCCTGAAGATGGCGGTGATCTACCTGGTCGGGCGCCTGACCAAATCCTCCCACGCCGACTCGCTGGAACGCGCGGTGCTCATGGCGCAGGGCGGCGAGTTCGCTTTCGTGCTCTACGCCTCGGCCACGCAGTTCGGCATCCTCGAACCCGAATGGAACGCCAACCTGGCGGCCATCGTCATCATCTCCATGGTGCTGACCCCGCTGATGGTGATCCTGCATGACCGCCTCGCGCGCAAGCCCGTGTCCCTGGACGGGGTCGAGACGGCCGACAACCTGTCAGCGCCAGTGCTGCTCATCGGCTTCGGCCGCATGGGCCAGATCGTCAGCCAGCCGCTTCTCAGCCGCGGCCACCCCATCTCGATCATCGACACCGATGCCCAATCCATCCGCGATGCCGGCAGTTTCGGCTTCAAGGTCTGGTATGGCGATGGCTCCCGGCTCGACATCCTGCACGCCGCCGGTGCCGCCGAAGCCCGGCTCATCATCGTGACCATCAACAATGCCGAGGCGACCACGAAGATCGTCGAACTGGTCCGCCACCATTTCCCGCAGGTGCCCGTCCTCGCGCGGGCCTATGATCGCCAGCATGCCCTGGACCTCGTGAAGGAAGGCGTCGATTTCCAGATCCGCGAAACCTTCGAAAGCGCCCTCAGTCTGGGGGCCGAGGCGCTGAAACGCCTCGGCGACGACCCCGACCAGGTCGCCGAGATGGTGGGCTACATCCGCGGCCGCGACATGGACCGCTTCGCACTGGAATGCGTCGAAGGCATCCGCGCCGGCATCCCGCTTCTGGTAGGCAACATCGACCAGCCCCGCCGCAGCGGTTGA
- a CDS encoding DUF3422 family protein produces the protein MSTLADHPLRYAVVNELHARPFPVLEVPCRAVFLVVKEPVNAANRDRTRDRAHLLDLLDRNGAAHPQPEATHFTGPIGRAELKWESHTEFVTYTAFLPGLGARPFDPLDAQVFPEDWLAAAPGKRLTAAMIRVEPMPETEAEMLARLEEWFVPESLTVSRVVDGAAVVAGDFRIDPAGQMRFAVFVRPGTGARRVGRIVQRICEIETYRAASMLGLIRSRALTSRLNELDPRLSALVADLDAQSRPPEVALHDLLAIASELESLSVHYSFRFGATSAYEAIVNERVAVLRESRIEGRQSFGEFMMRRYDPAMRTVKSAEKRLEAMAERAQRAAELLRTRVDVDRSAQNQALLESMDRRADLQLRLQHTVEGLSVVAISYYGVNLATYALEPLAHMVHLSHGALMAVLVPVVVAGVWYMVRRIRKRLH, from the coding sequence ATGAGCACCCTGGCCGACCACCCCCTGCGCTATGCCGTGGTGAACGAGCTTCATGCGCGGCCCTTCCCGGTGCTGGAGGTGCCTTGCCGCGCGGTGTTCCTGGTGGTGAAGGAGCCGGTGAACGCGGCCAACCGCGACCGGACGCGCGACCGGGCGCATCTTCTGGACCTGTTGGACCGCAATGGCGCGGCCCATCCGCAGCCGGAGGCCACGCATTTCACCGGGCCGATCGGGCGCGCGGAGTTGAAATGGGAGAGCCATACCGAGTTCGTCACCTATACCGCCTTCCTGCCGGGCCTGGGCGCGCGGCCCTTCGATCCGCTGGATGCGCAGGTCTTTCCCGAGGACTGGCTGGCGGCGGCACCCGGCAAGCGGCTGACGGCGGCGATGATCCGGGTGGAGCCGATGCCGGAGACCGAGGCCGAGATGCTGGCGCGGCTGGAGGAGTGGTTCGTGCCTGAAAGCCTGACGGTCAGCCGCGTGGTGGACGGGGCGGCGGTGGTGGCGGGCGATTTCCGGATTGATCCGGCGGGGCAGATGCGGTTTGCCGTTTTCGTGCGGCCCGGCACCGGGGCGCGGCGCGTGGGGCGGATCGTGCAGCGGATCTGCGAGATCGAGACCTATCGCGCGGCCTCGATGCTGGGGCTGATCCGGTCGCGTGCGCTGACGAGCCGGCTGAACGAACTGGACCCTCGGCTTTCGGCCCTGGTGGCGGATCTGGATGCGCAGTCGCGGCCGCCGGAAGTGGCGTTGCATGACCTGCTGGCCATCGCGTCGGAGCTGGAAAGCCTGTCGGTGCATTATTCGTTCCGCTTTGGCGCGACCTCGGCCTATGAGGCCATCGTGAACGAGCGGGTGGCGGTCTTGCGCGAAAGCCGGATCGAGGGGCGGCAGAGTTTCGGCGAGTTCATGATGCGCCGCTATGACCCGGCGATGCGCACGGTGAAATCGGCCGAGAAGCGGCTGGAGGCGATGGCGGAACGGGCGCAGCGCGCGGCCGAGTTGTTGCGTACGCGGGTCGATGTGGACCGGTCGGCGCAGAACCAGGCGCTCTTGGAAAGCATGGACCGGCGGGCCGACCTGCAACTGCGGTTGCAGCACACGGTGGAAGGGCTGTCGGTGGTGGCGATCAGCTATTACGGCGTGAACCTGGCCACCTATGCGCTGGAGCCGCTGGCGCACATGGTGCACCTGTCGCACGGCGCGCTGATGGCGGTGCTGGTTCCGGTGGTGGTGGCCGGGGTGTGGTACATGGTGCGCCGCATCCGCAAGCGGCTGCACTGA
- a CDS encoding ABC transporter permease: MTDSTSLERPRSQWADVWDQFKHHRGAMTALVVLILLVLFVVVGPLIWRIDPAYVNPDAAAMIKSRNKPPSWSNPLGTDQLGRDMLARMMAGGKVSLAVGFVAMAISMVIGSTVGVLAGYFKRLDNPLMRLTDLFLALPLLPLLLVLVMLFRDTLAGMFGPEAGTFLLIVFAIGVTSWMHSARIVRGQVLTIKEREFVLASRSIGTPPRRIILRHILPNVVSSVMVAATLGIAGAIITESVLSFLGLGFPPDFPTWGRLLYDGVDYLQLYPERVIWPGLAISLTVLSVNYIGDGLRDALDPRIRGR; this comes from the coding sequence ATGACTGACAGCACCTCCCTCGAACGCCCCCGCAGCCAGTGGGCCGATGTCTGGGACCAGTTCAAGCACCACCGCGGCGCCATGACCGCGCTCGTCGTGCTGATTCTCCTGGTGCTTTTCGTCGTGGTCGGCCCGCTGATCTGGCGCATCGACCCGGCCTATGTGAACCCCGACGCCGCCGCGATGATCAAGTCGCGCAACAAGCCACCCTCGTGGAGCAACCCGCTCGGCACCGACCAGCTCGGCCGCGACATGCTGGCCCGCATGATGGCGGGCGGCAAGGTCAGCCTCGCCGTGGGCTTCGTCGCCATGGCGATCTCCATGGTCATCGGCTCGACCGTCGGCGTGCTGGCCGGCTATTTCAAGCGGCTCGACAACCCGCTGATGCGGCTGACCGACCTCTTCCTCGCCCTGCCGCTCCTGCCGCTGCTCCTTGTTCTCGTCATGCTCTTCCGCGACACGCTGGCCGGCATGTTCGGCCCCGAGGCCGGGACGTTCCTGCTCATCGTCTTCGCCATCGGCGTGACCTCCTGGATGCACTCGGCCCGCATCGTCCGCGGCCAGGTGCTGACCATCAAGGAACGCGAGTTCGTGCTGGCCTCCCGCTCCATCGGCACGCCCCCCCGCCGCATCATCCTGCGCCACATCCTGCCGAACGTGGTCTCATCCGTCATGGTCGCCGCGACCCTCGGCATCGCCGGCGCCATCATCACCGAATCCGTGCTGTCCTTCCTGGGCCTCGGCTTCCCGCCCGACTTTCCCACCTGGGGCCGGCTGCTCTATGACGGCGTCGATTACCTCCAGCTCTACCCCGAACGGGTGATCTGGCCCGGCCTCGCCATCTCGCTGACCGTGCTGTCGGTGAACTACATCGGCGACGGCCTGCGCGACGCGCTCGACCCGCGCATCCGGGGGCGGTAA